Proteins encoded by one window of Actinomycetota bacterium:
- a CDS encoding ATP-binding cassette domain-containing protein has protein sequence MDQQTAGRQQSTMPVSSPAAIDAKSICKKFGDVEALEDVTLSIARGKVYSLLGPNGAGKTTFIKILTTLLKPDAGTATVGGFDVLRQPERVREVIGLAGQYAAVDENLTGRENLEMVGRLYHIGRKRSRELTTGILERLELTEAADRRSKTYSGGMRRRLDLGASFITSPEILFLDEPTTGLDPYGRSELWGVIRELVKGGTTLLLTTQDLEEAEELADIIAIIDRGRIIAEGTGSELKDKIGGSVLEYRLRSVQDLEPAVAATGELFDGEPSVEPAILRVSGKVEHSSDALIEVVRRLDQRKIDIADIRLRRPSLNEVFLTLTHKDRGA, from the coding sequence ATGGATCAGCAAACCGCGGGGCGGCAGCAATCAACCATGCCCGTGTCCTCGCCGGCCGCCATCGACGCCAAAAGCATCTGCAAAAAGTTCGGCGACGTCGAGGCGCTCGAGGACGTCACTCTCTCGATCGCCAGGGGGAAGGTCTATTCGCTGCTGGGCCCCAACGGCGCCGGCAAGACCACTTTCATCAAGATCCTGACGACGCTGCTCAAGCCCGATGCCGGCACCGCCACCGTCGGCGGCTTCGATGTCCTCCGGCAGCCGGAGCGGGTTCGTGAGGTCATCGGGCTGGCAGGCCAGTACGCCGCCGTTGACGAGAACCTCACCGGCCGCGAGAACCTGGAGATGGTCGGCCGCCTCTATCACATCGGCCGCAAGCGCTCCCGCGAGCTGACGACCGGGATACTCGAGCGCCTGGAGCTGACCGAAGCGGCAGACCGACGCAGCAAGACCTACTCCGGCGGCATGCGCCGGCGCCTCGATCTCGGCGCCAGCTTTATCACTTCCCCGGAGATCCTTTTCCTCGACGAGCCCACGACCGGGCTCGACCCTTACGGGCGCAGCGAGCTCTGGGGCGTCATCCGCGAGCTGGTCAAGGGCGGCACCACCCTGCTGCTCACCACCCAGGACCTGGAAGAGGCCGAGGAGCTGGCCGACATCATCGCCATCATCGACCGCGGCCGCATTATCGCCGAGGGCACCGGCAGCGAGCTCAAGGACAAGATCGGCGGCAGCGTTCTGGAGTACCGGCTCAGATCCGTGCAGGACCTGGAGCCGGCGGTGGCCGCGACCGGCGAGCTGTTCGACGGCGAGCCCTCGGTGGAGCCGGCGATCCTGCGCGTTTCGGGAAAGGTGGAGCACAGCTCCGACGCGCTCATCGAGGTGGTGCGGCGGCTGGACCAGCGGAAGATCGACATCGCCGACATCCGCCTGCGGCGGCCTTCCCTCAACGAAGTCTTCCTGACCCTCACCCACAAGGACAGGGGTGCGTGA